In Sorghum bicolor cultivar BTx623 chromosome 8, Sorghum_bicolor_NCBIv3, whole genome shotgun sequence, one genomic interval encodes:
- the LOC8058150 gene encoding cytochrome b5, with the protein MAGEAKKLFAASEVALHASRKDCWVIIGGKVYDVTKFLEDHPGGEDVLLHASASGDATEAFEEVGHSTSAVSMMDSYLIGSIKGYVRPAASKATDPWSTDVPPNSRTMQGNKGPPNPNTFLDFLLPLFVLGLAFAAWYYLTFVSKNH; encoded by the exons ATGGCGGGGGAGGCCAAGAAGCTCTTCGCCGCGTCCGAGGTCGCGCTCCACGCCTCCAGGAAGGACTGCTGGGTCATCATCGGCGGCAAG GTGTATGATGTGACCAAGTTCTTGGAGGACCACCCTGGGGGAGAGGATGTGCTCCTCCATGCATCAG CCTCTGGGGATGCCACGGAAGCATTTGAAGAGGTGGGACACAGCACTTCAGCTGTCAGCATGATGGACAGCTATTTGATCGGAAGCATCAAGGGCTATGTTCGTCCGGCTGCATCAAAGGCTACAGATCCTTGGAGCACTGATGTGCCACCAAATTCCAGGACAATGCAAGGGAACAAAGGCCCTCCTAATCCAAATACCTTCCTGGACTTTCTACTCCCATTGTTTGTGCTTGGCCTGGCATTTGCAGCTTGGTATTACCTAACCTTCGTCTCCAAGAACCATTAA